Proteins from one Macrobrachium rosenbergii isolate ZJJX-2024 chromosome 14, ASM4041242v1, whole genome shotgun sequence genomic window:
- the LOC136845487 gene encoding uncharacterized protein, giving the protein MWENYFCEPVNRDDPVNPFEGRHMRAPDLRVEEPTQMDVKNAINSLKNDKVPGLDKIPAELHKIGRKMFHSKIFELLIMIWRTEEKPTTWETGNFVPVHKEGG; this is encoded by the coding sequence ATGTGGGAGAACTATTTCTGTGAGCCAGTGAATAGAGACGACCCAGTAAATCCTTTTGAAGGGAGACATATGCGGGCACCAGATTTGAGAGTGGAGGAACCAACACAGATGGATGTGAAGAATGCAATCAATAGCCTGAAGAATGATAAGGTACCTGGTTTGGATAAAATACCAGCAGAGCTCCATAAAATTGGCCGCAAGATGTTTCACTCAAAGATCTTTGAACTTCTAATAATGATctggagaacagaagagaagCCAACAACATGGGAAACGGGCAACTTTGTCCCGGTACATAAAGAGGGAGGCTAG